The Panicum hallii strain FIL2 chromosome 5, PHallii_v3.1, whole genome shotgun sequence genome contains the following window.
CATGCACCAAAGCTATCAGCTCCAGTTCTACACATGGACAAAAGAAGCGGCACGCCCGCACACGGCATCCATCCAGGCACCATGCTAGGAAAAACAAGCAGAAGTGCAGATGGCATCTTCTTGAGTTTCACATGGGAATGAACTAGGGAAAGAAATGAAATAGTAGCCCTCTTTAAACTTCTCCGGAACGAGTCAATGAGGAACACATGATATACACTAGTACATGTACAAGAAGTCTATAGAGGTGTATACATATAAATTATGTTGCCGTTCTAGCAATGATAGTTATAAAGTAACTTCCATCTAGTACTCCGATCCGCACGAGGGAGGAGAGAAGTTGACAAATGGAAGAGGAAGAAATGCAAGCAAAAGTTTAAGATGAAAGCTTGCATCTATATATCAGATTAATCAACAATAACAGCACCCTCACCGTGCAAAGACCAAGCCCAATAATAGGGTCATCAGGTGATCACATTTGGCGCGCGCAAACTCGAGCATTTCAGAATAAGAAGCATCTCATGTGTCGATCTAGGCTAGTAGTAGCTAATTGTGTGGCAGTTAGTTATGGGTTGTTGGGCATTGTGGACGACGGGAAAAGGTCCTGCAAGAGGTCGTAGTCagtgaagtggtgctgctgaagaggaggcgacggcgctggcatctgcggcggaggcggcatGCTCGGCAGGAACATGCTAGGGCTTATTGCGCCCGTGGGGATGGTGGCGGGGTGGTGGTGCATCATGCCCATCAGGTGGTCCGGGCGGAAGCCGGCGCCGGGCGGCACGAGGTGCGCCCCGGCCATGAAGAGGtgcgcgccgccggcgcggaGGCTGGCGGGGCTGTGGTGCGTGTGCTGCCCCTCGTAGGTGGTGATCACCGTCGACGGGTCCTGGTAAGACCGCTCCACGCGCTTCTTCACGCCGCACTTGGGCGTCGTGCACCGGTAGTAGCTCCTGCATGCGTGCGTTTCGCCGGAGAGTTTTATTTTACACGTGATCATCAGAAGACTAATATAAGGTGTGCTACTACAAGTACGATGcattattgttgggtagctaatAAGCTGTGTGGTATATAGCATGCATGCAATTATAATGGCCATAGATTGGGGAATTGAACAAATGAAACTGCCAAATTAAAGTATAAATACAAACCTTGGGTAAGGGCTGTTCTTGACGGCCTTCTGGCCGTATTTGCGCCACCGGTAGCCGTCCTCAAGGTGATCCACCTCGCTCTTGGTCAGGAACGCAACGCGGGGCTGCCTCTGCCTCTTctcggctttcttcttgttgggTTTGCTCCTGTAGAGTTATATATTTATTACAAGGGTATATAAAAGCTGTTAACCAACGCATGCATCAGACCGATCGACGCGCGAATCCAGTGATTTGATTTGAATTATTAGTGCTAGCTAGCCAGAGCTAGATGCAGTAGACATTTCATGCCAAGGACTATATATTAGCGCCAATTAGTCGAACATGTGCTGTAGATCTATAGTGACCACGAGTAGATTAGATTAGCTAGCGAGCTGTTGGCCTTTGGGATCGATCGAGCATGTCATATATATCCAGATTTATTGttagatttttttattttttattttttttgcagAAGATACTACTCTAGATCTATGGCAGCAGCTTTCGGTGCTTCCGGGGTGTATCACTTATAATCCCTAAAATCTTTTATAAAAGGGGGGAAGAAATCTTTGATTTCATCATCTTCAGAGATGAAAGCTAGCTAGTAGTTTGGTCAGATGTCGGCACGCAGCAATTGTTTAATTCAAAGGAAGATCTCTTCTGGAGAGTACGTCGCCGCCTATTGAATTGGCCAGTACCAAATGATCTAGAAAGTCATACTGGGAACGGGACCAAAAAGGAACGGAAAGAAAAGATAAAGAAGAGGGAAAGCATGGCCAGCTAGTAGTGTAGTACTGCGAAATCTGGAGCTGACCGCGCCACCGGATCTCAATCGATCCAAGAACCCTAAAGAAGCAATCGCAGACAAACCCTAATGTTCACATGCACCATTTAGTGTAGGAAAAGTCTGTTCATTAAGCAACAGTAGGACTAGATCTAACATGGACCAAGAAGAAGGAGCACTCCTGACCTGAAGAGAGAGATGATGGTGCAAGCAAATCAAGCAAGAATTGGAGATGAACACAGGGATTAGTAGCATCAAGTTAATGAGAACACGTACGCTTTCGTGGAGTTCTCCCCATCGTCCTGATCTTTCTCATCCCCCTCCGCGGCCACCTCACCGCCCGCCTTTTTCTTGCACCGACGAGGCTGGCCGTCCCCCTCCCGGTCGCTGGACGAGAGGGACACCGAGGAGTTGGGCGTGAGCAGCGCGCCCCCGCCTTCTccggcagcgccgccgctggtgCCCTGGCTGTCGTGGCTCATCACATCGAGGGACAGCTCGTGCTTGACCACCGGGGCATCCTCCGCCGGCGGGCACGGCGCGTCCAGGTGCCGCGCTAGCCCGGTGGGGTCCAGGAACCCCTGCAGGTAGTCCGTGATGCTGGAGTAGGGCGGCATGAGCTCGTCGGCGCCGGTCCTACTGCTACCGACGACGCCAGACGCCGGCTGGCTGAAGAAGAAGCTCTCCAT
Protein-coding sequences here:
- the LOC112892134 gene encoding WRKY transcription factor 71-like gives rise to the protein MSSGGGGGGGIGGGGGGDHHGVYHQHGHDHLARADGAEFAFNNNDMESFFFSQPASGVVGSSRTGADELMPPYSSITDYLQGFLDPTGLARHLDAPCPPAEDAPVVKHELSLDVMSHDSQGTSGGAAGEGGGALLTPNSSVSLSSSDREGDGQPRRCKKKAGGEVAAEGDEKDQDDGENSTKASKPNKKKAEKRQRQPRVAFLTKSEVDHLEDGYRWRKYGQKAVKNSPYPRSYYRCTTPKCGVKKRVERSYQDPSTVITTYEGQHTHHSPASLRAGGAHLFMAGAHLVPPGAGFRPDHLMGMMHHHPATIPTGAISPSMFLPSMPPPPQMPAPSPPLQQHHFTDYDLLQDLFPSSTMPNNP